The Spartobacteria bacterium genome contains the following window.
GGCAACCGATGATAATATCGGTGAGTTGGCTCAGAGGCATAATGCCATGCCTGACGCGTTTATGTACAGTTGGTCCAGCTCTCCGCTGCTTGGCACCGGCAATCTGTCGGTTCCCATAAATTGGTCCAATCTGCTCTATTGGTTTTTATCGCCTGTTGTGGCGATGAACGGGATTCACCTGCTCAGTTTAATGGTAGGATCAGTTTTGTTATTTAGCTTTCTTCGGCGGTTTCAGATTCATCCAGCAGCTGCGGCACTGACGAGCATTGGGGCCTATTGGGTTGGTTCCAATCTGACGCTGATCTACGCAGGGCATACACCGAAGTTTGCTATTATGATGTTCGTGCCCGCCGCATTATTGGTAACCACCTGGCTCACTCACAGACGCATCTTGATCCCTACGCTGATTTTTGGTTTCTGTCTGGCGATTATGCTTTCCGAGCAGCAGGACGTGGGCCTTTTTACCGTCATTCCCGTGACGGTTTATTACATTTTTCGGTTGATTTATCTGAAGGCTCCCTGGAAACGGGTTGTTCCTGCATGGGTGCTTACAGGTATGGTGGCTTTGCTGATTGTTTCCGGTTCGCTTTTGTCGGGATATATGGGATCCGTGAAAGGGGTGTCAACTCTTGAACAACCCTTTCAGGAACGCTGGGATTTTTCGACGCAGTGGAGCTGGCCGCCGGAAGAGACCATTGATTTTGTAGCACCGGGGTATATGGGATGGCGCAGTGGCGAACCGGACGGCCCTTATTGGGGGCGTATGGGGCGTTCTGCCGGATGGGAAACGCACCATCAGGGATTCATGAATTTCAAGCTGGAGAATACCTATCTGGGATTTATTCCCGTGGTTTTTGCGTTGTTTGCTGTCTATGCGGCGTTTCGCAAAATGACGGGACCGAGAACTGCGCTACCCGATGAGTTTGCGTTCAATCCACGAGTCGAAATCCTGTTCTGGTCGGGGGCTGCGCTGATTACTTTGTTGCTGGCTTTCGGAAAATATTTTCCCCTATATCGTGTTTTTTACGAGCTGCCGATGGTCAGCAGTATTCGGAATCCGAACAAATTTCTGCAAATATTCCAGATCTGCTTTGCCATTCTTTCAGGATGGGGATTGCATCTTGTCTTGACTAATATGACGAAAGACACGTTCAAAAAGATGGTTTGGCCTTTCCTTTACGCACTTTATGCCCTGTGCGGTGTGTTTACCCTCTGGTTTTTGCTGCGTTTGTTCGGTGGTGACGCAGGACGACTGGCTGCGCAGGGCTGGGGTCAGGCGGGAAAGGTTATTGCTCAGAATAAAACAGTGGCAATATTGCACGCATTGGTGATTCTGTCACTGGTTACGGGCGTATTTTTGGCAATCTATAAAGAATGGGTTCGCTCAACGATTCTTTGTTCGCTGATGTTATCCGGACTGGTGCTCGTTGCCGGATTGGATGCCGTGCTCCTTTCCAGGCATTATGTAACCACCATGCCCGGAAGCTGGATCGAAAGCAACGTGGTGACGGATACGCTGAAAAAAAATTTGAAACACAATCGGGTGGCAACGTTGTCTCAGGATGGATTTTACAACATCTGGCTGACGTATTTGTTTCCCTATCAGGATATACCCGCATTTAACTTCACTCAGATGCCGCGCATGCCAGAAGAATACCGATTGTTTTTGGATGCACTGCAACGGAATCCGTTGCGCATGTGGCAATTGTCCGGTGTCGGCGCAGTACTGGCCCCAGCACAGGTATATGACCAGATTCGCGCCACACCCGAACTGGCCACATCGTTAAAACCTGTTTTGTGGTACAACGTGCAGCCCTATCTGAACAATAATTTGATTGTTTCACAGACACAACCCAGTCAGGGCAGTCAGGTTGTTCTGAAATTTGACCAGGCGGTTTCCGGGCGCTATCGTCTGGTTGCTGGAACCCGAAACTTTAAAACAGGAACCGAAGCACTTCAATGGCTTGCGTCTCCCGCATACTTGATGTTTGATCAGGTTGCTGTAACCGGCGATGATGCTCCGTCATTGTCAGGACATGGCCTCGCCGGCTCCGTTCTGGTGAAATCCTATTCACCCGCTACCGTGGAACTGGAAGTAAATGCACGGTGTCCCTGTATTCTCCGGGCGGCTGATCGCTATGATCCTAATTGGAAAGCCCGCATTGATGGAAAGGATGTGTCCTCGGTACGCATTGATTTCTGCATGAATGGATACCTGATTCCTGCGGGGAAGCATGTTGTTACATTGATGTATCGCCCATCGTTAATCCCGTTTTATGCGCAGCTGATCGGTCTCGGTTTGTTCTTTCTGATCTTGGCAGGTGCCGCAATACGTCGTAAACCGCGCGTGGGAAAATAGAGGAACCGTATGACCTATACACCACACATTTTAATCATTGAAGACGATCCCGATGGGGGACGTTCCGTTCAGGACGCCGTGGAATTCGAGGGGTTGACTTCTGTACTGGCTGTCACTGGCACCGACGGCATTGCCGCCTTTCAAAAAGAATCCTTTGATGTTGTGCTCACGGATCTGGCACTCCCTGATATTGATGGCATGATGGTGCTTGAACGAATCAAGTCTCACAATGCACAAATCCCAGTTATTATTATGACGGCCTATGGGAGTATTTCCTCCAGTGTAGAAGCGTTGAAGAAAGGGGCGTATGACTACCTTACCAAGCCGTTGGATCTGGATGAAATTCAGGCAAAAATACACAACGCTTTAGAGGCCGTTGAACTACGAAAACAGGTGGAAACGTTAAAAAATAACCTGGGGAACCGGTATGCCGTGACCAATATGATCGGTCAGACAGAGCGAATGCAGCAGTTGAAGCAGCAAATCATCCACCTGGCCCCCACGTTTGCCACCATTTTAATAACTGGCGAAAGCGGAACAGGCAAAGAATTGGTCGCCAGGGCATTACATACTGAAAGCGAGCGGTCGGATCAGCCTTTTGTGGCTGTGAACTGCGGTGCCTTTACAGAAACACTGCTTGAATCAGAATTATTCGGTCACGAAAAAGGGGCCTTTACAGGGGCTTCCCAAACACATCCGGGTGCCTTTGAACGGGCGGACGGTGGAACATTGTTTCTTGATGAAATCGGCGATGCCCCGTTATCAGTTCAGGTAAAAC
Protein-coding sequences here:
- a CDS encoding sigma-54-dependent Fis family transcriptional regulator translates to MTYTPHILIIEDDPDGGRSVQDAVEFEGLTSVLAVTGTDGIAAFQKESFDVVLTDLALPDIDGMMVLERIKSHNAQIPVIIMTAYGSISSSVEALKKGAYDYLTKPLDLDEIQAKIHNALEAVELRKQVETLKNNLGNRYAVTNMIGQTERMQQLKQQIIHLAPTFATILITGESGTGKELVARALHTESERSDQPFVAVNCGAFTETLLESELFGHEKGAFTGASQTHPGAFERADGGTLFLDEIGDAPLSVQVKLLRVLEDRIVTRVGGTKPFKVDVRILSATNRDLSEQVTEGNFREDLLYRLNIIELHIPPLRERRADIRALASFFISKACHDHGRVFQHIDDALFRKLEQGDWPGNIRQLRNTVEAAVLMAHTTELTDVDIRLQDEVQRTAQAPEGIQTAATGLIVNDDMTLEDVEKEMLIRTLERVDGNRTLCAHKLGISRRTILRKIQEYKLPY